GCTAGTTCACCTCCCGATATGCCACTCCCCCCTTACCTAGGAGaaggttcatgaattttaaatTTTAAGTATTTGAGCAATGAATCTTTAAAGGAAGCTTGGGATAGATTGAGCTAGGCCCAAGAGTCACATCAAATTACTCCCCGGAAGATTCTATGTTGGTCTACCTCTTGCTCATAGACGTGTCTTGGATTCTATGTTTGAAAATGATTTCCTTGGGAATAATGGCTTTGgcacctatgaaaagatgaaaagcATATTTGGACAACCAAAAGTAGAAACTATTGAACCTACCATTCTAGTAAGCTATCGTCAAACTGAGCTAATAAAAGAAACTAAAACTAGTATGGAATCCAATTTTGGAGGGATATTTAATCGTGCTTCTAAAATAATTGGCAATGTGGTGTCACAAAAATAGGAGATTTGACACTTTGGAATAAAAAGTTGATGCTCTTTGCATTTTGAAAGAAATAATAACTCATAGCACCAAGCTTGATCATTTAGTTCATATTATTGATAATGGCAAAGAAGGTGACAACACTTGAAAAtatgcattacgcctagctaggcGCGTAAAATAATAGCCctagttggaaggcaacccaatagttatctttattttttctattttttttttctgtttttgagtgtgcacgcaattatgctactgttatggttgtgtttttgtgtttaaattagtgtttgtaccaagtaaagccttttggatgatttggttgatagttgatttgattctgtgaaaaagCAAAGCTTTTGtgcccagtagcagaattgtttaaattcactggaacgtgataaaattctgattttttttcaaattattgatatacaaatttcccacgttgtcctatttttcagaatttttggagttacataagtgttGTGTTTGTCCAGATTATTACAgtctattctgtttttgacagattctgtttttgttgcatagtttgcttttttcgatgaatctatgtattgtatcggagggtataaatcatggtgaagttagaatacagtaggtattatgcaataataaaatattttgtgctcagtagcagaattgtttaaattcacataagcttctttatatcttcctcaaaacagccatcatacctaactatcatggcattttcatagccattccaagatatattaccatgcaacttccaccgtttcattattatgacacacatcatcattgtcatattactttgcatgatcatatagttgacatagtatttgcgACTCAACCACCGTTCATcaatttttatacatgttacgctaaaTCGTTACGTTAAATCATTGTGCATCCTGGTACACTGTCAGGGGCAtttatatagtcatattttgttctagtatcgagttgtaattttgaattgaaagtaaataaaagtgtgatgatcatcattattcattattagagcattgtctcaagtgAAGAAATAatagaaaaagaggccaaaaagagcccagaAAAAAAGAGGCCGAAAAGAGTCCATAAAAAAAGAATGGGCAATGTTATTATCTTTTTcctcacttgtgcttcaaagtagcaccatatttttcatatagagagtctcctatgtagtcactttcatataattagtgggaatttttcattatagaatttggcttgtctactccgatgatgggcttcctcaaatgcctgaggtcttctaGAGCAaacaagttgaatgcacacccacttcaTTTTCAttttgagttttcatacacttacagctcttagtgcatctgttgcatgacaatccctactcatcaattgatgggcatctccatagcccgttgattagcctcgtcgatgtaagactttctctttttttttatcttCTCCATATTAATATCTACCGCCATATTCTATTTCATCCATAGTGCCATATCCATGACAAACACCACCAAATCAGATCATTTCGTGTGCCATGCTGGTAACATGGGGACGAAGCCGTGACCAATTCTAAATTCTTAACAAGTTCCTTATCTCCTTTGCCCAGTTAGCGTCCTGGTCCTGGCCAAGATCAATTATGCATCATGTTCCATGTTCATGTCGTCATGTCTAGAGGCAGGGACGAACTGAAAACTCTGTTCTTTGCTTTGAGAGCCTAGACAGGAGAAACGGAAGATGATGAGCCACACACTATAAGAATTCGAGACACCAAGAAGCCAACCGACGAAATAATGCGTAATGCGTGGCAGAGGCTTTGGTTTGATTTGCCTTACCTCTTTATCCCAGTTGGTGCGCATGGTAAtgcccagcagcagcagcatctgtaCCACTATCCCGCAGATTATTCCGAACCACAGCCCCTGGAGTTCATATACCATTACATAGGTTTTGAGAGGTTTCTTCAGATAAGGAAATACAGGTGAAACTGTAACTTTCTGTATGCATGGTACGATATGGGCGGTAAAATCAGTACCATCCCGCCAAGATGGTAGACAAAGGCAAAGCATAGTGCTGCCGGAATGCCGACAAGGTAGTACGCGCTGAGATTCACACAAGCACCAATCCTTTGCAAGCCACAGCCCCTAACAATACCTAGAATATATCAAGTATATACCCCATGCTGCAATCAGTACCTTGACAGTAATGTTCACTGAAATGCTACATATCATTCATCGAAATGACACGAGGCAAGAAGATAGACTAGAGTGCATCTCAAAACAAAAAAGATAGACTAGAGTTGAAGTTCAGGTGCAAGTATGTACTTGGAATTCGCATTATTTGGTGCATCATCTATATTTACCTGAAAGAACACATTGTAGATCGTCGAAAATGAACGTCACGGAAAGAAGCGGCATCATTCTCGCAATGTATTCCACCACCTCATTCTCGTTGCTGTATGCGTACCCCCATAGATTGCGCCCCAAGAGCATAATAAGTCCTAAAGACACACCAGTCGCGAGGCCCAGAACCATGATCACACGAGTAGCCAGACGGGCAGCTTCAGGTCGCCCAGCACCAAGCTCGTTTGAAACACGGGTGCTACAATGACAAGATACATGATTTCATCGCCAAATGACTCTACGACAAAGTTGTAATACAGGCATGACAAATTTGTTCAGTCGTATCGTACCTTATGGCTGCCCCAAGACCGAAGGGGATCATGAATGCTAATGAACCTGTGTTCAAGCTGCAAGCAGTTCCACATTTCCCATCAGAACCGGGCATACAAAATATGAAATACTCCATGAAAAATGCAACTCACCAAATGGACAACACCGATGCTTCCAGTTTAGGGTTTGGGAGAAGTCCGGAGAGAAGTACCAGCAGCTCAAAAGACCACCACTCTAGGCTGTATACATGTGGGATCAGATTCAGTCGAAGATGGAGCGCGAAAAAAATCTACCTGCAAATCTGAGGGGCACAAACTCAAACTCACCAAACCATCAACGCAGATGGCACGGCAAGCTTCATGAAGCTAAGGATGTCGTGAAACGCCTCTTTTGAGAGGTCTGTCCAGGTGCTCCTGCAGGATGGAGAGACCCTGATGTAGATAGCCAAGATTGACACATTGGCCAGGTACGAGATGCCATTGGCCAGGGCAGCGCCCTTGTTGCCAAGCCCAAGCTTGTACACGAGCAACCAGCACACAAGCACGTGGCTCAGCGCGGTGACGCCTGCGCTCGCCATCACCGGGAGGACGATGTTCTGCGTCTGGAGGAACCGGACATGGCACTGCAGCAGTCCGTAAGCGAACAGTGATGGAATCATCCACCGAATGTAGCTCTGTGCCCCCATGGCAATCTCCGGGTCCTGGCCGAAGAGCAGGAGGATCTGGCCGGTGTACGCCCAGACCACCGCAACCACAACGCTCACCAGAGTGAGCACGAACATTGCCCTCTGCTTGTAGATGCCGAGCAGATGGTACTGTCTTGCCCCGAAGGCTTGCCCACACAGTGTGTCCAAGCTGCTCGCCATGCCAGACTAAGATGATTACGGTACATACAAGAGAAGATGTTCAGGTTGATGTTAGTCGTTCATTCATTCATGAGGATCAAAATATGTAGGAGAGGTGATGAATTCACATAAAATATACCAACAGGCTGAAGCCGGTGACACTGGCAAAGGAGGTGGCGATGGAGGCACTCGAGAGAGCGAGCTCCCCTAGATGGCCAACAAACATGACCGATATCATCTGCACGACATTCTGCAACAGGCATCCGGTGATGAGAGGCCCGGCGAGGTACAGCTGCTTCTTAACCTCAATCACCACCAAGCTCTCTTTTGGGCATCCTGTCTCCTCAGTGCTGCTACTGCCCCCAACAAGGGGCACCTCCATGGTTGGCAACATACCTGAAATCTCAAGCTCTGGTTCTGAAGAAGGTAGGTGTTAACAGGTGAAGTGAGGGGTGTATTTATCATGTTTGTGAAAGCATATACTAACACTACTAATCAACCTCATAAACGTTGTATAGGCCCGCCACTCGAGGACAAATTCAGTAAGGAAACCAAGAGGAAACGGAGGCACTCGATGGCTTGGCAGCCAAGTTGAAGGTGCCTCTGGGTCAAGTGGAGTAAAGAATCCCATGTGAGACACAGGCGGCAGCTTGGCAGCCAAGTTCAAGACGGCCGACACAATAAACTATCTGAGGAGCAAGATTGAATGGAACGGTTAACAGCACATGCTCGATCATGGCCGGAGCCGGAGCCTATTATAGTCAAAAGTTGGAAAGCTACAACTACAAGCGTGGATGATTGCACTATTATAGTCAAATGTTGGAAAGCTACAAGCGTAGTAAGTAGATGATATCTCATCTCATAGCTACCGAAATCGAATCAATCacggccggagccggagccggccgCTGTCGTCGTCATGTGTCGTATCTTCTGACTATAAAAAGGGGATTATTTCCTAAGATGCACTGTCATGAAGGTAGTATCAGTTAACCAGCCCGTGGTTTATTCATAGGAGATTCAGATTCAGAATGGGTTCCTGAATTTCGAGTTTGTGAGGAACAGGTTTTCTGCTGACGCCCCCCTCTCCCGTAAGCTCGCTGTTTTCTGCTATGAATCAGGAATGGGCAACAGCGGATTTGGAGTTTGTGAGGAAACAAATGGAGTTCGGAATTCCACGCACAGATAAGACGCTGAAGAAACAAAAAAATATGGCAAACCTCTGCGATGCGGCGTAAAGATGAGCAAAGGGTGTGGGCAAGAACAGTACCATAACGGCGGCCCCGGGGACGCAGGCCCGACCAAGTTGTCCCCGGCCGAGGCGGCGGGCCACGCACACATGCGGAAGCCGGCTACGGGGATGATGGAGTGGTGTCGTCTTGGGCCAATACGCCGGTCAGCAGACTCCGAATTCCGAATTCGGAGCGCCAATGCTGCGACTTGGGCCGGATCGGGCCAGCACGGCACGGCCTCGTCGTGCGGTGCCTCGGGCCAGCCCGCCGTGCCGTGCCGGCATGGCACGCAGCACGCCGTGCCGCCGTCAGCCGCTGAAGAGACTAGGAGAGGACGCAGCGCAGCTCCCGCCATGGAGGGCATCGACGCCTCGCCGTGGTCCAGCCTCCAGCGTCGATGATGGATGGCGTGGTGACGGCCAACGGCGGCGGAGCTTATCAGATCGAACGGCGGCGAGGTTGAGCAGATCGACGGCGGGGATGTGCGGGTAGGGTGGGGCCGGGAGAAGAGACTGAGGCGGCGTGCGGCACTGCGTCTCGGTCGAGAGGTGCGTTGACTTGACTGCGTCGTGTGCGTATCGGGAGAGTTTTTTTTCTTGAGCGGTGAAATACTTTCTTCAAGTCATGATGTTCACGGGAATACGATATCCGGTAGTACTTCCTCTGTCCCGAATTACTTCTACttttttagatacatctatttacGAGATAAGTAAGAAGCGAGTATATCACTAATATCAGACCCAGCCATGTCTACTTGTCTATCAAATTCTAACATATATGCAACTTTTGATGGTAGGTGCTTCAACATTGGATCACGCTTTTTGTAGTCGCGCGAAATATTTTGTTATTACTCAAGTAGCAAAGCTGCCCTGGGATAATCAATTTGGCTCTCAGGTCTAGGTGATTCTAGAATCTAGTATTTTTGTCCAAAAAGATCACCTGCCGAATCGAATTGTCAGAAAAAAATCATCTTTTGATCCAAATGACATAAAAGACCAGCTGTACCGTAGCGGCAGGCGTGCCAGCCGACACGTGGCATCTGTCACCACGGGTGCAGACAGTGGTGGAGCCCGGAAACCTGAATGGACAGGGCCAAGAACTGCTAGGGCCAGACTAACGGAACACAAAGCTAATACACTGTTTTAGCAGAAATACTCAGTTGCATGTTGGCCTGGGCTCAGGCCCTGGCTGGCACCCCCTTGTCTCCGCCACTGGGTGCAGGTGGCAAGACCTGCCGCCACATCTCATGGTGGCATATTAAGCAGCACAAGTTCAAGCACTGTTTGGAAACGGAAAACATATGAGCTGGGTCCTACCGCCACATGCTGTGGCGGTAACCTGTCTGCTAGCGCAGCGGTTGCTTCCCTACTGCAGTTCATGTGTATGTAGAAAGGAGAAACATAGTGGCTGGCTAGCTAGCTCTGTAGTGGCACACTAGTTTGGTTTCTTTTATCAAAGGAACGCAGATAACACTGTGCACTGTGGTTTTGGACGTGTTTGGTTGCCCACAAAATCGCAGCCAGGCCTAGTTGGGTTCCGAAATGTGCGTTTGGTTGCGAACGTTGTGGGCTGGCTTGCATCCACACGAAGCTTAAAGCAACCCTCAGCCCGATTCGGTGGTTTGTAGCGAGCCAGGCTAAGGGCGGCGCAAGCTCGCACGCGGGGGGGGGGGCGAAAACGAGTGGGGATGGCAGGAGATGGAAATCGGGCACGGCGCCAAATCTAGGCTCACCCtccccacccccacacacacccaTTTACTCGGTCACCGCTACCTCTAGGACAACCACTTTCTCTAGCCTCACCAGCACCGGCGACGGCGACTCGGGTCTGTGcaagcggcggcgatggcggcaaaTCCGGCAGTAGGagctgctactgttcatccatttGGCCACCGTCTGGTCGTCCTTGAGTcagccatgccccccccccccttcgtcgtcctcgtctccgatgCCGGTAAGCAACACCGCCTCACCCCTATATTAGGTACGTTGTTAGGCCGTTAGGCAAGGTGTATGATCGATTTCCCCATTGCTCAATGCACCCTCGATGCGGACTAGGTTATGGAGTCACGAATGTGGTTGGTAGCTCAGGCAAGAGCACTAATAGCTGTGATtcaggcatgggtcatgttcatgcacAAGAGAGTTGCTCGTCATGGTGAGAGACATGTCATCATGCGGGAGCAGGAGAGGATCACTAATCTGAACTACATATACAACTGCAACGACACAGAGGCTCTATGGATGCTTAGAATGAAAAGAGCATCATTTGCGAGACTTGTTCAGACCTTCAGGACCAGGGGCTGCTAGAAGatagcatctacaccattgtggaAGAGCAAATGGCATGTTCCTTCATATTGTTGGCCATAACCAGGTTCATGGTTATCCACAACACGTTTAGGAGGTCAATGGAGACCATCTTAAGGTACTTCAAGCAAGTGTTATATGCTGTTGGGGAGCTCAGAGGAGAGATGAGCAAATCAATAAATATTGAATACATTTTCTGAAAATtgtgaacactttttttaaatggGAACACATTTTCTAATTccaaaacaaaatttggaaaagcaaacattttttgaaactctcaaaattatttttgaaacatgaacactctttgaaatttgtgaacaatttttaaaaacggGAACATTTTTTAAGTTCTAAATAAAAAaagacaatttttttaaaaaaacaaacattttttgaaatttgcaaattatttttgaaacacgaacaatttttgaaactccTGCAAAAATGGAAACATGcacattttaaaaaaaaattgtgaaCTATTTTTTAAGGACACATCTAGGGAGCGGTCGGCTGCTCCCTA
This window of the Triticum aestivum cultivar Chinese Spring chromosome 5D, IWGSC CS RefSeq v2.1, whole genome shotgun sequence genome carries:
- the LOC123122671 gene encoding protein DETOXIFICATION 16 isoform X1, which translates into the protein MLPTMEVPLVGGSSSTEETGCPKESLVVIEVKKQLYLAGPLITGCLLQNVVQMISVMFVGHLGELALSSASIATSFASVTGFSLLSGMASSLDTLCGQAFGARQYHLLGIYKQRAMFVLTLVSVVVAVVWAYTGQILLLFGQDPEIAMGAQSYIRWMIPSLFAYGLLQCHVRFLQTQNIVLPVMASAGVTALSHVLVCWLLVYKLGLGNKGAALANGISYLANVSILAIYIRVSPSCRSTWTDLSKEAFHDILSFMKLAVPSALMVCLEWWSFELLVLLSGLLPNPKLEASVLSICLNTGSLAFMIPFGLGAAISTRVSNELGAGRPEAARLATRVIMVLGLATGVSLGLIMLLGRNLWGYAYSNENEVVEYIARMMPLLSVTFIFDDLQCVLSGIVRGCGLQRIGACVNLSAYYLVGIPAALCFAFVYHLGGMGLWFGIICGIVVQMLLLLGITMRTNWDKEALKAKNRVFSSSLPLDMTT
- the LOC123122671 gene encoding protein DETOXIFICATION 16 isoform X2 produces the protein MLPTMEVPLVGGSSSTEETGCPKESLVVIEVKKQLYLAGPLITGCLLQNVVQMISVMFVGHLGELALSSASIATSFASVTGFSLLSGMASSLDTLCGQAFGARQYHLLGIYKQRAMFVLTLVSVVVAVVWAYTGQILLLFGQDPEIAMGAQSYIRWMIPSLFAYGLLQCHVRFLQTQNIVLPVMASAGVTALSHVLVCWLLVYKLGLGNKGAALANGISYLANVSILAIYIRVSPSCRSTWTDLSKEAFHDILSFMKLAVPSALMVCLEWWSFELLVLLSGLLPNPKLEASVLSICLNTGSLAFMIPFGLGAAISTRVSNELGAGRPEAARLATRVIMVLGLATGVSLGLIMLLGRNLWGYAYSNENEVVEYIARMMPLLSVTFIFDDLQCVLSGAVVRNNLRDSGTDAAAAGHYHAHQLG